TAAGTTAGGCGTGCGTAAATTCAAGATGGATTCGAAACATGTATGGATAAATTTGCTCTatctattaaaataaataaataattaaaaaaaaaaacttgattttaatatgttttttttattagaatggTTATATTGTATTTCTGCAACTAACAGAGTCGTTTCAAAAGATTGAGAACAAGTTTATAGTAAagataccaataattatatgagTAATGGTATATGCTAAACTTTAATGCATAATTCATATCTTCAAAATTGAGTATGTATAATGTATTACATACAACTGCTGAGCTTATAATGAAGCCCAAAGCTAAGCATACCTTATTAAAAAGGCAACAAAAGCCAATACAAATAACTCTTCCAAGAATTTCTTATTGCATAATACACCATACCATAAATTAAAATGGTCAGGAAAATTCCCTCAAATCATGAGAACTACTATTACACTAGTTCAGTTCTTTAGATGATGAGAACTCATCAATATAAGTTACTCAAAAACCAATAATTGATCTTGATCCAATAGAATACAGGAGCTGCAAAAATGTGTGTGCTTTTTATTACATCTAGCTAATGAGGTTTTGGAACATACCCATCAACAGCAAAGTTCCGAGTAGCGCTAGGAATAGCTAACCGGACTCCATCTAGTTCAGGTTTTGCAATTACTTGACAACCCAGACGAGACCTGTAAGAATATTGAATCGAAACATGAATTTTAATCTTGCTTGAATGACATTAGAAGATGAATAAATAGTGTGCAAGTTTGTGGTCTTACGTTTCGGTAAGTCCAAAAGCTAGATCCAACATGTCATTCTCCTCATCAGTTGGGTCTTCTAATTTATTGTAGTACTCCATATCCTACACTTAGATTCAGTTATTATTCATCACAACCAGAAAATGTTTACTGCAAATATCACAAAAACTTACCATAACAATCACATGACATGTTGAGCATGCAAGTGAGGCTTCACAAGCTCCTGTTATAAATTTTGTTGCAGAATATTAGATTTTGTAAATAAGAGAACTTGATATTACTTCAGAAAGCCACAAAGATATACCATCCTATGATATATGATGAAACAGATCAATGAATCAAGAGTCAAGACACGGAGGCTGTAAACAATTACTATGGACATGTTTTATGGTTGCATAATGTAAAAGAGCCATTTGAATTACTTTGTAATATCTAGTCTTGCGTTTTGAGGGTTTTAACTTTGTCTGTGTGACTTTTTGAGCCACTTTCCTTGTATTAGTTTCTACAAATCATACAAGTTTGATGTTTCGTGTCTAAAAAAAATGTTACAGAATTATGAAGGttggaaaatataaaattgcattatactATACTTAATAAGCATCAGAAAGTTCATGCCAGAAGGttggaaaatataaaattgcattatactATACTATACTTAATAAGCATCAGAAAGTTCATGCCAGAAGGttggaaaatataaaattgcattatactATACTATACTTAATAAGCATCAGAAAGTTCATGCCTTCAAGTTCAATGTCATTTTCATGAGCAGCTTCTAGCATAGACATTCCAACTGGAACTTTAATGAGCTTCTCATCACCATCCTTATCAACAAATGTCACAGAAATCCTGAACATAGACAGAAGAGAAAATCTGTGAGAAGGCTGCAAATCtcaatttaaagaaaaaaattaaaacaataatgcTAATTTGTGAGCTAGTTATTAAACTAGTAGAACTACTGAAAAATAAGAACAACACAGAATACATACACTAAACTAGTTAACTGCAATATCCATACATGtcataaaatgaaataatttagTACAAATAAAGGGAAAATCTAATTACCTACATTCTTTTAATTAAGAACTCATGTCTTGCCATAAACTTGGCTATAAGAAAACCAAAGAAACTTACTCTTCCTCCGGCTCACTCCCTTCTTCCGAAGGACCGCTATTTACTGAAGAAAAAAGACGATGCTTTTGAAAGATTGCTCCCCTTGAAACCTTAGCTTCTGACTGGTCAAGTTCTTTAAAACGTCAATTAATAGTAAACatgataaaaatagaaaataataggAAGTTATAATCTCTCATAAATTGAAGTGAAGCTTAAATAACATAGTTTGAGGCAGAATAGTACACAATATCAATTTAATAGCAAATTATTCAAAGATTGCATTACTAAAAAAGCACCCTAGGGGTGCCCAACACCCTAGTATTTAAATTCAAAGATTGTatttaatagaaaattattcattTGCACCAATAGCAATAAAAAGGTGTTGGACAATACACTTAGAGAGCTCTTTAGCATTTCACCAAATTACTGCTTTCATTCTCTGATATATTCCCAAAAATCTTATGTCATTACAAACATTTTGCTCTATCAAACCATGTGGAGTGAATCTTCATCAAATTACTTGCACAAATGCTTGCAAAAGTAATGAAACTTCCCCCTTAAAccctaattaatttttttttccacaattgatttttttttcttcccttttcaaacaaaatttcaTAAACCTATTCCAGAAACCACAAAATAGGATGTTGGATCTCAACATAGTTAGGGCAATCAGATAAAAAGAGAAGGGAACAAAACCACTAAAATCAATAAGATCATGTATACATACATTTACATATATAAAGTTATACAATTTCTAAATAAGAAAAGCAGAAAACTAACCAGTGTTTGCAAGTAATGGCTAGAAGGTCTGTGTGTATATCCAGCACTAGTTAGGGTTCTAGATTTTCCTGACATAACCAAAATATACACAGAATCAAATTTTTGTCTCTAAAATTCAACATGATAACTAAATTAAGTGTTCAAATTCAAACTATACATAGAAAGTAAGATTGAaagcataattattaatatagcaTTACCTCTACAAAGCTCTTTAACCATCCAAACACCAACTCTTGAAAGTTTAGAAATGAACATAATCGTATAACCTTTCACTACCAAAATGAAGATcgtatagatatataaatatagcattgataagaataataaaaatttcaacAAAAGTGGAGATGGAATTTAAGGGATTACCGGAAAACGGCGGAGCCCTCGGAGGAGGAAGACGGTAGACGGCGGTTGGAGATTCGGAGAGAGGGAGTGAGGCACGGCTCGATGGGAGAGGAGAGGAGTATGTGATACCTAAATTTAAcaaccatttaattttttatttaattttatactttaataatacttaaattttgcaataataatttatgacataaataattttttttttttagaaaagacataaataaatttttgatactaataatatttaagttataattttaaaatttttagatgaactattaaataaattatagtaATTTCTGATTGCTGTAAGtcattaatttttacttttttatttaaataataatttaaagcaataagaaaatgacactaatttttttatttaaataataatttaaagcaataagaaaatgacactaatttaatatttaacggccaaatatttatagagttaaatttaaatatttataccgcaaattactcttttcaTAATTTCCGTGAATAATTACCATTAAGTCAATAACTATGTAACCGTTTCTGATAAAtaaaagtcattaaatttttattttttatttaaaaattaatttaaatatactaatatgaaaataatacaTAGATAAACTTAAGAACCAGTTACTTAGAGCATTTCCAATGACAACATTTTTTAAaagtgttaaaaaaaattatataatttaaaaatataatattttattttatctctctTCTACATCATTCTTAACATTCTTAATTCTAATAAAAACACTATAACACTCTTTaaaaatattgtaattataatcttacacattattatttaatatattatttgttttaattataaatattattttatttttaaaaaaaaagatagaatcAATGTCATATAATGGCATTAACACAATATTCTATGATATGATCTATTTATCTCTAATGGTATAGTATTTTTATGTTTTGCCAAACATCTTCTAAAATTTAACTATTAGAGATGCTTTTTCATATTTGActtagttattattatttattactgtaaaaacatttaaaattatgtatttttgtattttttttttttattaaaataatcccTAAACATCATAGGGTGTGGCAAATTCCAATTTCCACCAAAttattaaatgccaaaataaataaataaataaaagcttCAATATAGTATGAATTGGCACGTGCCTAACCATAGACACATGTAGCAATGGGTAGTGACTAGGCCCATATCGTAGCCCAAACTATTAGGGTTTTAGGCTATTCCTACTAAGAATAAAATTATACTCGTAACCAAACAAACACACCCAAATCTTCTTCTTACACTTTTTCGTTATCTTCAAAACCAAAACTTTCAAACTCAAGACGCCATTTCAGAAAGAAGAAGATTTTTGATTTTGATTCGATGGAGCAAGGGAAGCAAGGAGTCATGGTGGCTAAATTGTCTCCTAATCAGAACCCAATAGAGCAATTACAAGTTCGGTATAAGCTTTTGGAGACTCAGTTCAAAACTTGGTTGACTAAGCAATCTTTGCCTGTTGAAGCTGCCATCGTTACTATCACTAGCGCCGCTCAAGGTGCTGCCATCGGTGCTTTTATGGGTACTTTAACCAACGATGGTGGCTCTCCTTTTCCTACTCCTCCTCAGGCTAATCTTAACCCTCAAGCCATGGCTTCACTTAAACAAGCTCAGGTGAAATTCTGCTCTCTTTcgtttttgtttttagaaatggtATTTTTGGTGATTTTGATCGAAATTATGTGAGAGTTTGGTGCTTTATTGTGGTTTGTGGCGTTATTTGTCTCTGTAACTGAACTATATAAGTACCCATTTGGAAATTATGTGAAATTGTAATTGGATAGAGGAAAGGGGTTCTAGAAATGGAAGATAGGGTTTTAGTTATTAATCTGATCATTTACATAATTTTAGTATATTCATGGTTCTGTGGTTTGTAGCTTAAAAGGTTTAGgaaattagatagaaaaatgaAACTGGAAcctcttcaattaatcaaaagatatgtaGAACCCTAGAGTAACAGTTAGGATGCTTCCTTATGCTAAAGAACACCACGAATAGGCGATATTCACTGGGCCAAGAGCACCCGCTAGTGTAAGAGCTTCCACAGCTGGTTGGCCAAAATGAGGACAATATATATCTATGTCTGCTTACAAAGGGCAAAGAGTTATCCTAATAGACCGGTATACTTGAACCTTGTTCCTAAATGACCTGATCAATTCGAGTAGGCACTCGCCATCTATTTTCATTGTTCAACTCTTTGACAACATGAAAATCAACACCAACTAAAGGTCAAAAGATATGAAGAATCCTAGAATAACAGTTTGGATGTTTTCTTATGCTAAAGGTCACCAATGGTGTCGGCACCACCTATATTGCTATTGGTGCAATCTAATATAGAATTCGTATATTTTTATCTAATAACTGTTAAACATTTGTAAGGTCCATCTCGTAAGGTGTCACCTTgtggcaccactggtgcctaatagcaatattccatttttttttcttttttgctttCATGGGGTTGAATTCCTAATTATAATTTGGTATTGTAAATTGACAGACcttgtttttcattttattgatcatattttatatttgcTGAAAGCTTGAGTAAAAAATATTCTGAACTCGAAATTTTGAGTTGGGTAAGATTGATCATGCACTTTGATTTTTCTTTAACAATGTGTCAACAACAACAAAGATGTATTTGATGATATGCATCAAGTATTTATCtgttagtgatttttttttttttttggtgtatgGTGACAAATGATTTACTTTGATTGCAGGCTCTTTCTGGAGGCCCGTTTGTACAAGCTCGCAACTTTGCTGTAATGACTGGTGTAAATGCTGGCATATCATGTGTCATGAAAAGATTGAGGGGAAAGGAGGATGTTCAGTCCAGGTTAGATTCTCTTCAAACACTCTTCATATAATGTCCACCATTTTCTTTTTATGGAAACTCCAATCCGTGGTGTATTTAGCACTGGTTTATATGCCCATCTGTACTGGAATTACCTTGACGTGTTGTCAATGGCCAGGGGAATTTCTTACATTGTGAAATTACCATAATTTGGGCGAACCTCTTAGCAGGATTGCTTACATGTTTACACTTTACTAACACTTTTAATGATAATTCTGTTGATAAATTGTTTGTTTTGTCACACacttatgatttgtttttttttattgaacttTCCACTGATATTCTAAACAATAAAACTCTCAAcaacttttttcattttttgcttTTTGATAGTAAATTCATACAAGGTTATTTCAATCACTTTATTGTGttctattttgtcttttgtaaGTAGTATTATTTGAAGCATGTTTATTGCAATAATTTCGTTAGTTTGGAGTTCCAATTTAAGTTTCAAATTCTTTTTAACATTTTGTAGCCGGAAGCTCCTAGCATAGATAGAGAATTGATTTGTTGCCTTGATATATCTTGGAGATATTTTGTTTCAATTCTAAGGGTAGAAAAATGAACTTTTCTTCATGATATTAGACAAAGACTGAAGATTCAACCGAGTTTTCTGGTAGTGCTATTTGGGCTAGATGGGTATTACAGTCAAGTAGGATTGGGCATACCTTTTAGAAACCATACTGTTACCATTGTAATTATTTTCAACTAAAGGCACTTGAGTTCTCTTTGGCAAGTGTCTAAGTAATTGCACCGAAGAGGCAAATGAAATCAAAGAGTATTCAGTGGTTTTTGGAGGCAAATATTTTAGCTGTTAAGATATAAGTTTCTTAAAGTTAGCTTCTCTTTGATATTTTATAGTTTTCTTTCCTTACTCATGCTGAGACTATTGGCATTCTATTGCAGTATGGTAGCAGCGTTTGGTTCCGGAGCTATGTTTTCATTGGTAAGTGGCATGGGCGGTCCAAATCAGATAGCCAATGCAGCTACTTCAGGGCTTTTCTTTGCACTTGTTCAAGGTGGACTTTTCCAGGTAAAAGCTTCAGAATGGTAGAGTTTAGCATTTTATGAGTAGAAGAAATGCCCAGATGGCCAAACTTCTCATAATTTCTTTTGAATATCGTCTGACAATTTCAATTTCCATCATATAATTATCACACCGGCCAAACTTTTCACTTCAAAAACACCTCCCTGCTTTGTCGCTATGCAGTTGGGGCAAAAGTTTTCTCAACCGCCAGTGGAAGATACTTACTATTCCAAAACGAGAAGCATGTTGAGTAACCTCGGTCTCCAGAATTACGAGAAGAATTTCAAGAAAGGGTTATTATCAGACACCACGTTACCTCTTCTCACTGATAGGTAGAAGTCTTTCGATAACTTTCATCGAAACAAAACATAAGATAAAAACCCACATACAAAAAGAGCTAATGGCATATCATTTTGTGTTTTCAGCGCACTTAGAGACGTGAAGATCCCACCAGGACCACGACTACTCATTCTCGATCACATTCAAAGGTAGTAGAAAACAAAACATGTCTAAATACATACATACATGATTTTTTCTTTACCTTCTGCTGAAGCTAGAAGAAAAAATGGTTTCAGGGACCCGGAATTCAAGGGAAAACGTGGAAAATAGACTGCGGCGATAGCCTTGTCGGGAGCTGTAGTTTTAGCTGCCATTGAAGTCAATTTGTTTTCACCAGTTTTAATAGCAGAAGCAGATAGTGAGGTGAGGATGAGTAATTAGGAGGTGATATGTTTTTGAAATGAAAAGAGATAATGTGGGATTGATTGTTTTGTTTTGTGCTGAAAAAATTGATTCACTAAATTTGTTGGGAGTAAAATTTGATTAGCAATAATTCTTATGTGTTTCTCTCCCTCTTATGAAAAAGTCCACTTCACACACTACACTCACTACACATTAGAGATCAtagattgagaagaaaaaaaatatatttcatagaAACAGGGAATAAAAATTTAAGAGTATACTTACTAGGCACTAGGGACTTTGCAATACAtataatagttattaaattaaattatatataacctACTATTTATCAAAATTAAAGTCTAAGGattatgtaaaataatattaaaaaattattagtaaattgtaaaataatttatattttgaatgtaaGTTTGTGCTACATTAGAATTTCAAGAAATGTAAAGATTTAACCTAACTAGTAATATATTTGAATACTTCTTGAATTtttaatgttaaatttttttcttcaattattgaaattgttagatttaaggacttttgtccaattttagtaaggaaagtttaatatttataaaagtttaggaggtatgatttggtacgtcaaagtttgaggggcataattgaatagatatcaaagtttggagaacataatttagtatatggATAATTAccgaattagtaaaattgaatgaaattgggcaaaaaattttaaatctaacaatttcaataattgagggagaatttttaacgtgatatatgtcaaaatttaaggtaaaaattataattagtctatttgaaaattttacacTTCATATTTGATTTTAAAACAGTATAAGATATAAGGTAATTGGTTAATCACTTTTAAGGTAATTAGTTCTATTCATTGATTAATCCCTTTTAAGGTAATTAGTTCTGTTCTttctatattttcttaaatttctttccataaatttttttatttttttttaaagaaaatacatttttgaaCGGATTGTATGataatctataaaatttataatttcctTAATTTAAGCTCTGTTCGGCAAccattttgttttttgttttcttaaatttcACTTAACAAAATCTTGTTATTTATTCAtggtttttgattaattaatcaaaaaattgattttttaattctTACCGAACAATACCTTAATTTAACGAaggaaaataatttaatttttatttttattttatatgtattatttaTCTCTCTTACAAATTTActctaataaaatttatttacccAATCAGCTATAATactataatataaaattttaacaattcactaataaatttatatgtaaTCTATTAATATCACCActacatattatataaatttatatgctcAAGTTTCTTGATGTtagattgtttttgtttttatgatttgttcataagaaaaaaaaaatgaaaatgtatATTCACTAATCGGAATGAGTCATTTGTGTGTGTTGTATTTGAAAAGAAACTATCAAGTTTTTAATTTggttcaataaaatttatttttaagagaTTATGATGTTTGTCTTTTgattataattcaaaaataatttatgaatttattttctatttgaataataaaaaatcactaATATTCACATGTAAATTACATGACCAAAAAAAAGTATAGTATAACTTTTCTTGTTTGTAGTTATTAGGTAATATAAGTGTAACCAAAAGTAAAATTTTGTAGTCAATTGCATGcatttttctaatatattttaaaccaacaaaaaaaatagtgtgagtgcatttttatttaaattactgaAATGGAATTAGTGTGAGTACTTTTGTAAAGGGATGAAactcattttatcatttatgttGTAAAGAGAAATGTGAAGGTAGATTAGCCGTtgtcatattattattagtataatttaatattaaagtcTTACATGTTTTAGTTTAATAAATACCGTAAAAAAATCTATAACCACACACATGTGACATTTTGATGGTGTAAAAATGGTCCTAATCTAGGAAAGATCACATTACCCAAACCCTCTTTTCACAAAGATTTCAACAACACAAGAAAGAATAGCTTACACACAAAGACACTACTTGCTTGGCTTGGCTCTTTCACTATCACATTCTTATTTTCTCACTTTCTAGTTTCTaatctaaaatggtaaaagacatgcacaaacaaacaaacaaaccacACTCATATATGTTCCACTATATTACAAAATATATCTCTAACCATAACCCAAAAGCAAACAATTATGGTAGGGCAAGGGCACCACACTAAAGTTGTGACGCTCAAAATGGTTGTTTTCTTGCTCTTTTTGTAGTGGTCATGACTCATGATGATAGCTTTGGTGGTGGGACCAATTTCTTTTTCAAACTCAATCTCCTCCTACCATTTTTCTTGGGCTATTGGCCCATTTGCTCAATAGTGGGATTTATgtgttcatcaattgattaatcatctttattaatttgggaaatttttacatatttaataagtATATTTCTATACCATTGTTATGGCTTATGTGGTATGATAAGGTGTCCATTAGGTAAACACCACTTgtgacatattattattatactattattagtataattttttttttaataaaagacaTTTatagattaaaattaaatagaatTAAACTTCACGGTCATTATATATGATGTTGTCTGGTATAAAAGAAAGTTCAACCATATCAATGACATTTTTGGAAAAAGCTCACTTAGCCACATTACAGACCGCAAAATTACAATATCTTGAAATAAACGAAAAATTACGACTTAACAGAAGATTATAGATATGTTTACATTGAATCACATAATTACTAATACCTCAACTGGAATAAGTTTCCTTCAGCGTCTTGATAACCGTctcaaaatcactttcaataaaCACAAAAAGGTGTTTCAAATCtcattattagtataatttaatattaaacatTATACCTTTAGCGTACCTAGTTGGTCAAccttttatattttgtattaaaaaaattctaactctAACCTAATTTGTCAGAGCTTTATTATTTACTTGATTCTTGATCAACATGATAAGtaatatatgtttactttattcaatatttttaattgtatctcTTTAACTTATTTGACTAATACATAGagatccaatttttttttcctaagaattaaataatttattacaaaatatctacctaataaataaattctttaATATCAAGTGtgaataatttaagaaaaatctaTTATACACCCGGTGTTTTAGTATACTTTTATCTATTTCATCATTTACCAGAGCGTTTTAGAGCGTTTTACGAGGTACAAAATTCCCCAAAAAAGAGAAAGTTACAAATTTTATGTACTTTTATACTTTTGGtataaaaatatggtattttttttttcaaaaaagttatttatgagaaaattgatttttttaaaaaaaaaaaataataggaaAATCAGGTAAGGGTAACTAAGGACCCTTATGGTAAATAGAGGAGTAACCAGTTATTACAACAAGAGGTAACCAAGTACCTTATgttattttttctatatttttaaatttttttaaaatttccccATGAAATAACTTGTATTTTtgagaataaaaaaaactatattttatactttaaaagtcataaaaataaaaattttcaaaaattataatggTGTATGTTGtacttgtaaatttttagaaaatataatttaaaatagcaAAAGAGATTTACGTGTAAATTTGACTAATCCTCCTTAttaggcttttttttttttacttaaatctCATTAGTTGGGGTTTGACAATAACATCATACCCACAAATAGTgatggggtaagttgaaaaataccttttttattaatccattaattaaatttgcctctaattttatatttatttgaaacatacctctttttatatgtattgtacccaaaataccctgacataagagagtcacatggagagtatcttgaagtgacaggggcaaaattggtaaaatatttaaaaaaaaaaagggtaaaaataatagattttaaaaaagagggtaaaaataaaagaggacaatataaaaagtgtatagagtgtaatttcctcaataGTGATGGTTTGTTTCTTGTACTAATTTTCGTGTGTAATCACATCatgttaaaaaatatctaatcaataaatattaaagggaaatttttatatatatacattatatacattaat
This genomic window from Cannabis sativa cultivar Pink pepper isolate KNU-18-1 unplaced genomic scaffold, ASM2916894v1 Contig2, whole genome shotgun sequence contains:
- the LOC133033024 gene encoding chloroplastic import inner membrane translocase subunit HP30-2-like, translated to MEQGKQGVMVAKLSPNQNPIEQLQVRYKLLETQFKTWLTKQSLPVEAAIVTITSAAQGAAIGAFMGTLTNDGGSPFPTPPQANLNPQAMASLKQAQALSGGPFVQARNFAVMTGVNAGISCVMKRLRGKEDVQSSMVAAFGSGAMFSLVSGMGGPNQIANAATSGLFFALVQGGLFQLGQKFSQPPVEDTYYSKTRSMLSNLGLQNYEKNFKKGLLSDTTLPLLTDSALRDVKIPPGPRLLILDHIQRDPEFKGKRGK
- the LOC133033016 gene encoding uncharacterized protein LOC133033016, whose amino-acid sequence is MFISKLSRVGVWMVKELCRGKSRTLTSAGYTHRPSSHYLQTLSEAKVSRGAIFQKHRLFSSVNSGPSEEGSEPEEEISVTFVDKDGDEKLIKVPVGMSMLEAAHENDIELEGACEASLACSTCHVIVMDMEYYNKLEDPTDEENDMLDLAFGLTETSRLGCQVIAKPELDGVRLAIPSATRNFAVDGYVPKPH